In Primulina eburnea isolate SZY01 chromosome 14, ASM2296580v1, whole genome shotgun sequence, the following proteins share a genomic window:
- the LOC140812788 gene encoding protein RGF1 INDUCIBLE TRANSCRIPTION FACTOR 1-like isoform X2, with translation MLDTSEIPRWLLAVLREKFFDGCMIHEDSKKNEKNVFCLDCCEGICSHCFDHHPSHRLLQIRRYVYHDVIRLGDADKLMDCAQVQSYTTNNSKVVFLRERAQSRPGRGGGNLCISCDRNLQDSFLFCSLSCKLQHVLSSGCKVSDYLRKCEFLALPEPAFDEGQRTPDSVLEATGPGSSDSGPDYVGPTSLVGYPALTSTATTEVVRTKRSNLDGFRSDFNLGCEPVLEVSEVTLSRRKGTPHRSPFY, from the exons ATG TTGGATACTTCGGAGATTCCACGGTGGCTTTTGGCCGTTTTGCGGGAGAAATTCTTCGATGGGTGTATGATTCACGAGGATTCGAAGAAGAATGAAAAGAATGTTTTTTGTTTGGATTGCTGTGAGGGAATTTGCTCTCATTGCTTCGATCATCATCCTTCTCACCGACTCTTGCAG ATACGGAGATACGTGTATCATGATGTGATAAGGCTGGGGGATGCTGATAAATTAATGGACTGTGCTCAAGTGCAa TCTTATACAACAAATAATTCAAAAGTAGTGTTTTTGAGAGAGAGAGCACAGTCGAGGCCAGGCAGAGGCGGCGGCAACTTGTGCATCAGCTGCGACAGAAACCTGCAAGACTCGTTTCTCTTTTGCTCTCTTTCTTGCAAG CTTCAACATGTACTGAGTAGTGGCTGCAAAGTTTCAGACTATCTCCGGAAGTGTGAGTTTCTTGCATTGCCTGAACCGGCTTTTGATGAAGGCCAAAGGACACCCGACTCAGTGCTAGAAGCCACCGGTCCGGGAAGTTCAGACTCCGGTCCCGACTATGTCGGTCCAACTAGTTTAGTGGGATACCCAGCCCTCACCAGCACGGCTACCACGGAGGTTGTGAGGACGAAAAGAAGTAATCTTGATGGATTCCGGTCTGATTTCAATCTGGGTTGTGAACCGGTTTTGGAAGTATCCGAAGTGACACTGAGCCGGAGGAAGGGAACCCCACATCGGTCTCCATTTTACTGA
- the LOC140812788 gene encoding protein RGF1 INDUCIBLE TRANSCRIPTION FACTOR 1-like isoform X1, translating to MINDSDFIYGFFQILMQLWFCSLQLDTSEIPRWLLAVLREKFFDGCMIHEDSKKNEKNVFCLDCCEGICSHCFDHHPSHRLLQIRRYVYHDVIRLGDADKLMDCAQVQSYTTNNSKVVFLRERAQSRPGRGGGNLCISCDRNLQDSFLFCSLSCKLQHVLSSGCKVSDYLRKCEFLALPEPAFDEGQRTPDSVLEATGPGSSDSGPDYVGPTSLVGYPALTSTATTEVVRTKRSNLDGFRSDFNLGCEPVLEVSEVTLSRRKGTPHRSPFY from the exons ATGATTAATGATAGTGATTTCATCTATGGgttttttcagattttgatgCAACTTTGGTTCTGTTCTTTGCAGTTGGATACTTCGGAGATTCCACGGTGGCTTTTGGCCGTTTTGCGGGAGAAATTCTTCGATGGGTGTATGATTCACGAGGATTCGAAGAAGAATGAAAAGAATGTTTTTTGTTTGGATTGCTGTGAGGGAATTTGCTCTCATTGCTTCGATCATCATCCTTCTCACCGACTCTTGCAG ATACGGAGATACGTGTATCATGATGTGATAAGGCTGGGGGATGCTGATAAATTAATGGACTGTGCTCAAGTGCAa TCTTATACAACAAATAATTCAAAAGTAGTGTTTTTGAGAGAGAGAGCACAGTCGAGGCCAGGCAGAGGCGGCGGCAACTTGTGCATCAGCTGCGACAGAAACCTGCAAGACTCGTTTCTCTTTTGCTCTCTTTCTTGCAAG CTTCAACATGTACTGAGTAGTGGCTGCAAAGTTTCAGACTATCTCCGGAAGTGTGAGTTTCTTGCATTGCCTGAACCGGCTTTTGATGAAGGCCAAAGGACACCCGACTCAGTGCTAGAAGCCACCGGTCCGGGAAGTTCAGACTCCGGTCCCGACTATGTCGGTCCAACTAGTTTAGTGGGATACCCAGCCCTCACCAGCACGGCTACCACGGAGGTTGTGAGGACGAAAAGAAGTAATCTTGATGGATTCCGGTCTGATTTCAATCTGGGTTGTGAACCGGTTTTGGAAGTATCCGAAGTGACACTGAGCCGGAGGAAGGGAACCCCACATCGGTCTCCATTTTACTGA
- the LOC140812135 gene encoding scarecrow-like protein 6: MKGMPSTFDFEGTGVLDLELILKNRGFFSDYCNKSHFFNGNCGEPTSVLDSARVPSRPSSSSTLSSSFGGGGGTPGVVAVSDTNPSPKWLQDSTTATSSNAGGADRELLPVPPSLEIETACRGGNAEKCGMWDWESVFSGSVAPSPSQEQPVFRWIMGDVEDPVLGSLNKVLQISGGGSAAAGFEPGGGFGVMDQSFGGDQFGAIPTSQLSSNLHTNLEYPSISNNLGSFALHQQPTCDSSTEMKSPIFNPQLLSNESQSQYSQNSLFFLPLSYSQHQEPVIFAAPQAKRLNSGSIGGFVELPVGHIPKGSSFLPPQNLHQKPIESEQQAIDQLYKVAELVQTGNPILAQGILARLNHQFSAVGKPFQRAAFYCKEALQMLLHTNNTTNTSIINSSPYSLVSKIGAYKAFSEISPLVQFTNFTCNQAILEALDGFDGIHIVDFDIGYGGQWASLIHELASRGRGVTLLKITAVVSPSTHDQIELGLARENLIQFAGEINLEFEFEVMSIDSLNSSSWSPSFLASGNEAVAVNLPFASFMNHQLSAPLVLHRVKQLSPRIVVSVNEGCDRTDLSFSGRVIHTVQSYSSLLESLDAVSMNTDALQKIERFLIQPGIQKSIMGHFHTEKPQNWRSAFLSSGFTPATFSNINESQAECVLKRTPVRGFHLEKGQSSLVLCWQKMELISASAWRC; encoded by the coding sequence ATGAAGGGGATGCCCTCAACCTTTGATTTTGAGGGGACGGGGGTGTTAGATTtggagctgattttgaaaaataGAGGCTTCTTCTCAGATTATTGCAACAAAAGTCACTTCTTTAACGGTAATTGTGGTGAGCCTACTTCTGTCCTGGATTCTGCGCGGGTTCCTAGCCGGCCTTCATCTTCCTCAACCCTGAGTTCTTCTttcggcggcggcggcggcacgCCGGGGGTGGTGGCTGTTTCTGACACAAACCCATCTCCCAAATGGCTGCAAGACTCTACTACTGCCACCAGCTCCAATGCTGGAGGAGCTGATAGGGAACTCCTCCCTGTTCCTCCTTCCCTTGAGATCGAAACTGCCTGCCGGGGAGGAAATGCGGAGAAATGTGGTATGTGGGACTGGGAGAGTGTGTTTTCAGGGTCTGTCGCCCCTTCTCCGAGCCAAGAACAACCCGTTTTCAGGTGGATCATGGGGGATGTTGAAGACCCTGTGTTGGGAAGTCTGAATAAGGTTCTTCAAATCTCCGGCGGCGGTTCAGCTGCAGCGGGGTTTGAGCCTGGTGGTGGTTTCGGGGTTATGGATCAAAGCTTTGGTGGAGACCAATTTGGTGCGATTCCTACCAGCCAATTATCTTCAAATCTCCATACTAATCTTGAGTACCCTTCTATATCTAACAATCTAGGATCTTTTGCTCTTCATCAGCAACCTACTTGTGATTCTTCCACAGAAATGAAGTCTCCCATTTTCAATCCACAGCTGCTGTCAAACGAAAGCCAAAGCCAGTATTCTcagaattcattatttttcttaCCTCTATCGTATTCGCAACACCAAGAACCGGTCATTTTCGCTGCACCTCAGGCCAAAAGGCTCAATTCTGGCTCCATTGGCGGATTCGTCGAGCTTCCCGTTGGCCACATCCCTAAAGGGTCTTCTTTTTTACCTCCACAGAATCTGCATCAGAAGCCAATTGAGTCAGAACAGCAGGCGATTGACCAGCTATACAAGGTAGCAGAGCTGGTCCAGACAGGGAATCCTATACTCGCGCAAGGGATATTGGCGCGGCTCAATCACCAGTTCTCTGCCGTTGGCAAGCCTTTTCAAAGGGCTGCTTTTTACTGTAAGGAGGCATTGCAAATGCTCCTTCACACGAATAACACCACCAATACCTCCATCATTAATTCATCCCCATATAGTCTCGTTTCCAAGATTGGTGCTTATAAGGCTTTCTCTGAGATTTCACCCCTAGTACAATTTACTAACTTCACTTGTAACCAAGCCATTCTTGAAGCCTTGGATGGATTTGATGGAATTCATATTGTAGATTTTGATATTGGGTATGGTGGACAATGGGCCTCTCTTATCCATGAACTAGCATCAAGGGGGAGGGGCGTAACACTTTTGAAAATAACCGCAGTTGTCTCCCCCTCGACACATGATCAGATAGAATTAGGCCTTGCTAGAGAAAATCTCATTCAATTTGCAGGTGAAATCAATCTTGAATTTGAGTTTGAGGTTATGAGTATTGATTCCTTGAATTCTAGTTCATGGTCTCCATCTTTTCTTGCATCTGGAAATGAAGCTGTTGCAGTGAATCTACCATTTGCTTCCTTTATGAATCACCAATTATCAGCTCCTTTAGTTCTTCACCGAGTCAAGCAATTGTCACCAAGAATAGTGGTCTCTGTGAACGAAGGATGTGATAGAACTGACCTTTCGTTTTCTGGCCGGGTAATCCACACTGTTCAATCATATTCGAGCCTGCTCGAATCTCTTGATGCTGTTAGCATGAATACTGATGCCTTGCAGAAGATTGAGCGTTTCTTGATCCAACCTGGAATCCAAAAGTCTATAATGGGTCATTTTCATACTGAAAAACCGCAGAACTGGAGGAGTGCATTTTTGTCGTCTGGATTTACCCCGGCAACATTTAGCAATATCAACGAATCACAAGCTGAATGCGTCCTGAAGAGGACCCCGGTTCGAGGATTCCACCTAGAAAAGGGCCAATCTTCTCTGGTTCTTTGTTGGCAAAAGATGGAGTTGATATCTGCTTCAGCTTGGAGATGCTAA
- the LOC140811986 gene encoding vesicle-associated protein 1-2-like, with amino-acid sequence MSNGDLLLIDPLELQFPFELKKQISCSMQLTNKSDDYVAFKVKTTNPKKYCVRPNTGVVMPRSACDVIVTMQAQKEAPPDMQCRDKFLLQSVVVRPGIASKDITPEMFNKDSGNNVDECKLKVTYVPPPQPPSPVREGSEEGSSPRASVSDNGTVNQTPEFNIMSKPFSESRGSIPEVKAMISKLTEEKKNAIQQNKKLHQEMELLKRQGNRSHGGIPFKYVIIIGLIGILVGYLFKRT; translated from the exons ATGAGTAACGGGGACCTTCTCCTAATTGATCCTCTTGAACTTCAATTCCCat TCGAATTGAAGAAGCAGATCTCTTGTTCCATGCAATTAACCAACAAATCAGATGATTATGTCGCTTTCAAG GTGAAGACTACAAATCCGAAGAAGTATTGTGTGAGGCCGAATACTGGTGTAGTTATGCCTCGCTCGGCTTGTGATGTCATAG TTACTATGCAAGCCCAAAAAGAGGCACCGCCAGACATGCAATGCAGGGATAAATTTCTCCTTCAGAGCGTAGTGGTGAGACCCGGTATTGCTTCAAAGGATATTACTCCAGAAATG TTCAACAAAGACTCGGGAAATAACGTTGACGAATGTAAGTTGAAGGTTACCTATGTTCCACCGCCACAACCACCTTCTCCTGTTCGAGAAGGGTCAGAGGAAGGCTCTTCACCTCGGGCTTCAGTATCAGACAATGGGACGGTGAATCAGACTCCTGAATTCAACATT ATGTCAAAACCATTTAGTGAGTCTCGCGGGAGCATACCAGAG GTTAAGGCCATGATTTCTAAGTTGACCGAGGAGAAAAAAAATGCTATTCAGCAAAATAAGAAGCTTCACCAAGAAATG GAACTTTTGAAACGTCAAGGCAATAGAAGCCATGGTGGTATACCGTTCAAGTATGTCATCATCATTGGCTTGATTGGGATTCTGGTTGGGTATCTGTTTAAAAGAACATGA
- the LOC140812017 gene encoding SPX domain-containing protein 3-like → MKFGKRLKQQIEQSLPGWRDYFLSYKDLKKLVRLISSASPPLECGKAEAEFVCLLNDEIDKFNSFFMEQEEDFIIHHKELQQRIEKVMENGNEKDYKEELAKIRKDIVNFHGEMVLLMNYSNINYTGLAKILKKYDKRTGGVLRLPFIQKVLEQPFFTTDLISKLIKECENTLDSVFPPSVSDAGTLRGEKEALALAGEGIFQNTVAALLTMQEMRRGSSTHSHFSLPPLKFPDSDILHTLQILPPIQIP, encoded by the exons ATGAAATTCGGGAAGAGATTGAAGCAGCAAATCGAACAGTCTCTTCCGGGATGGCGGGATTATTTCCTGTCCTACAAGGATTTGAAGAAGCTGGTGAGATTGATCTCCTCGGCGTCGCCGCCGTTGGAGTGTGGGAAGGCGGAGGCCGAGTTCGTGTGCTTGTTGAACGACGAGATTGACAAGTTCAATTCGTTCTTCATGGAGCAAGAGGAGGATTTCATTATTCACCATAAG GAATTGCAGCAGAGAATAGAGAAAGTGATGGAAAATGGGAATGAAAAGGATTACAAGGAGGAGTTGGCAAAGATCAGAAAAGACATTGTTAATTTCCATGGTGAAATGGTCCTCTTAATGAATTACAGCAACATTAATTACACAg GATTGGCTAAGATACTCAAGAAATATGACAAGAGAACAGGTGGAGTACTGCGTTTGCCTTTCATCCAAAAAGTACTGGAACAGCCCTTTTTCACCACGGATTTAATCTCAAAGCTAATCAAAGAGTGTGAAAACACCTTAGACTCAGTGTTCCCGCCATCGGTATCGGATGCCGGAACACTCCGTGGAGAAAAGGAAGCTTTAGCCTTGGCCGGTGAAGGAATATTCCAGAACACCGTGGCGGCGCTTCTCACCATGCAGGAGATGAGAAGGGGGAGCTCTACTCATAGCCATTTCTCATTGCCGCCGCTGAAATTTCCGGATTCCGACATACTCCACACCTTGCAGATTCTTCCACCTATACAAATCCCTTGA